The Deinococcus aerolatus genome contains a region encoding:
- a CDS encoding glycosyltransferase family 4 protein: MATPRPRVLQICDYHGPYKGNFLPSLEAARAELEALGGVQVVAFTDVAQRTGWFDDFARENTVALMPQGASLLQQVNAIARLVEQHRINIIHSHFSKYDLACVAAAQLARVRSRQVEVLWHVHSPSSRKAGISASLKDLFRWRLLGRYPRTVHVSRGGQLTMTERGLQQRRSVVLENGINPERFSSDELLPWPADQVRSFLTFGWAPQVKGIDVILDAAEQLAARRDDFVVRLVGREPLKQLTLVRYGHTPPRWLIVQEPQEKVEDLYRSSYAFISASRQEGFPYSVAEAMVLGLPVLSSDIRGLEWAKESRGVSFFTNEKSNQLAALMEITLNQDEVTYLILGKCNRDLIYEKYTMSRWVNKLMTVYNQILHSNKS; the protein is encoded by the coding sequence ATGGCAACCCCACGCCCCCGCGTTCTTCAGATCTGTGACTACCATGGACCTTACAAGGGAAACTTCCTGCCGTCTCTTGAAGCGGCGAGAGCCGAGCTAGAGGCGCTCGGAGGCGTCCAAGTCGTGGCTTTCACCGACGTGGCGCAACGTACCGGCTGGTTCGATGACTTCGCTAGAGAGAATACGGTTGCACTTATGCCGCAAGGAGCCTCATTACTCCAGCAAGTGAATGCCATCGCACGCCTCGTTGAGCAGCACCGCATTAACATCATCCACAGCCACTTCAGCAAGTATGACCTAGCCTGCGTCGCAGCCGCCCAACTGGCGCGCGTCCGCAGTCGTCAGGTCGAGGTGCTGTGGCACGTTCACAGTCCCAGTTCAAGGAAGGCCGGAATATCCGCAAGCCTTAAGGATCTGTTTCGGTGGCGCCTGCTGGGCAGGTACCCCCGCACTGTACATGTCTCACGTGGAGGTCAGCTCACCATGACTGAACGGGGGCTGCAACAGAGACGGTCGGTGGTACTTGAAAACGGTATTAACCCAGAGCGGTTTTCATCCGATGAACTTCTACCTTGGCCAGCCGATCAAGTCAGAAGTTTTTTGACGTTTGGTTGGGCCCCCCAAGTCAAAGGAATTGACGTAATATTGGACGCTGCCGAGCAACTTGCTGCGCGCCGAGATGATTTCGTAGTGAGACTGGTCGGGCGTGAGCCACTGAAACAGCTCACGTTAGTGAGGTATGGCCACACGCCACCTCGATGGCTGATAGTTCAAGAGCCACAAGAGAAGGTCGAAGACCTGTACCGCAGTTCCTACGCGTTCATTAGTGCGAGCCGCCAAGAAGGCTTTCCATACTCGGTCGCGGAAGCGATGGTCCTCGGTCTCCCAGTCTTGTCCAGCGATATTCGAGGCCTGGAGTGGGCGAAGGAGAGCCGTGGTGTTTCTTTCTTTACAAATGAAAAGTCAAACCAATTGGCGGCTTTAATGGAGATCACACTCAATCAAGACGAAGTGACTTACTTGATCCTAGGTAAATGTAATAGAGATCTTATCTATGAGAAATATACAATGAGTAGATGGGTAAATAAATTGATGACTGTATATAATCAGATATTACATTCTAATAAATCTTAG
- a CDS encoding glycosyltransferase — protein MNIIYITSSLPYGPGEAFILPELAELSKRGHQVWVVPMNGRGDLLHTGVQDLIHRCLSAKLLDRQIAFGAIAEFIRAPRVSVEAICMLWTPKLRHLGKNLSIVPKGLWLAREARRLDIHHIHVHWAATTASMGMVASEISGVPWSFTAHRWDIVESNLLDRKARHAQFVRFISKNGLHLARARGLSADIDAIVLHMGVRLPLSIAQKTRRSPKKHILCPANLIEVKGHRFLLDAMARLPDGSSELWLAGHGVLEKELREQVKRLGIEKRVRFLGQLPHQELLDLYRREEVDIVVLPSLDLGDGLHEGIPVSLIEAMGQRVPVVSTLTGGIAELLGDGAGLLVPPADVGALVDALKGLLEDSEKRRTIGCAGYNRVQSRFSITSVTEQLEQQFAKERVQA, from the coding sequence TTGAACATTATTTATATCACCTCGTCGCTTCCTTACGGTCCTGGGGAAGCGTTTATTCTGCCCGAGTTAGCCGAGTTGTCTAAGAGAGGTCATCAAGTATGGGTTGTCCCGATGAATGGTAGGGGCGATTTACTGCATACAGGTGTACAGGACCTAATTCATCGTTGTCTGTCTGCCAAACTGCTGGATAGGCAAATCGCCTTCGGCGCTATTGCTGAATTTATCCGTGCTCCTCGAGTCTCTGTCGAAGCTATTTGTATGTTATGGACGCCGAAACTGCGACATCTGGGCAAGAACCTCAGTATAGTGCCTAAGGGCCTGTGGCTCGCTCGAGAAGCGAGGCGGTTAGACATCCACCACATTCATGTCCACTGGGCCGCAACGACCGCGAGCATGGGAATGGTGGCGAGCGAGATCTCAGGCGTTCCTTGGAGTTTTACAGCACACCGTTGGGACATTGTAGAAAGCAATCTACTAGATCGCAAAGCGCGCCACGCTCAATTCGTTCGCTTCATCTCCAAGAATGGTCTGCACTTGGCACGAGCCCGAGGGTTGAGCGCGGATATCGATGCGATTGTACTTCATATGGGTGTCCGACTTCCGCTCAGCATAGCTCAAAAGACGCGAAGGAGTCCGAAAAAGCATATTCTGTGTCCAGCTAACCTGATCGAAGTTAAGGGGCATCGATTTTTGTTGGATGCTATGGCCCGATTACCAGACGGTTCCAGTGAACTTTGGCTAGCTGGTCATGGCGTGCTAGAAAAAGAATTGCGCGAACAAGTCAAGCGCTTGGGCATTGAGAAACGGGTCCGGTTTCTAGGACAGCTTCCGCACCAAGAGTTGCTTGACTTATACCGCCGAGAGGAAGTTGATATTGTGGTCTTGCCCAGTCTAGACCTTGGTGACGGCCTCCATGAAGGTATTCCAGTCTCCCTTATTGAGGCGATGGGACAGCGCGTTCCTGTGGTTTCTACTTTGACTGGAGGAATTGCAGAGCTGTTGGGGGATGGCGCAGGCTTGCTCGTGCCCCCCGCTGATGTTGGGGCACTCGTCGATGCGCTCAAAGGATTGCTAGAGGATTCGGAGAAGCGGCGTACTATAGGGTGTGCGGGTTACAACCGCGTTCAAAGTAGGTTCTCAATCACCTCTGTTACCGAACAGTTGGAGCAACAGTTTGCGAAGGAGCGTGTTCAAGCATGA